Proteins encoded together in one Bacteroides zoogleoformans window:
- a CDS encoding MFS transporter, translating into MKVKPDLGFWKLWNISFGFFGVQIAYALQSANISRIFSTLGADPHNLSYFWILPPLAGIIVQPIVGAASDKTWTRFGRRIPYLFIGSLVAVLVMCLLPNAGSFGMVASTAMTFGLVSLMFLDTSINMAMQPFKMMVGDMVNEKQKGLAYSIQSFLCNAGSLVGFLFPFIFAWIGISNTAPEGVVPDSVIYSFYIGAAILIFCVIYTTVKVKEMPPAEYAEYHGISEKEEHEKTNMLKLLAKAPKTFWTVGLVQFFCWFAFMFMWTYTNGSVAANAFDAPTVEHLTNGVSKIVLDTKSLQYQEAANWVGVLFAVQAIGSVLWAICIPLFKDRRFIYSLSLVLGGIGFISTYFMHHPYLLFVSFLLIGCAWAAMLALPFTILTNALSGGHMGTYLGLFNGTICIPQIVAAALGGSILALFTPEGALPPEINMLVMAGVMLMIGAGCVYLIKETNTEKAG; encoded by the coding sequence ATGAAAGTAAAACCCGATTTAGGTTTCTGGAAGCTGTGGAACATCAGCTTCGGTTTCTTTGGCGTACAGATTGCGTATGCCTTGCAAAGTGCAAACATCAGCCGTATCTTCTCCACATTGGGAGCCGATCCGCATAACCTGAGCTATTTCTGGATACTGCCTCCGCTGGCAGGCATCATCGTGCAACCCATCGTAGGAGCGGCCAGCGACAAGACGTGGACACGTTTCGGCCGGCGCATCCCCTACCTCTTCATCGGTTCGTTAGTGGCGGTATTGGTGATGTGCCTGCTGCCCAATGCCGGCAGTTTCGGCATGGTGGCAAGTACGGCCATGACATTCGGGCTGGTGTCGCTGATGTTTCTCGACACTTCCATCAACATGGCCATGCAACCCTTCAAGATGATGGTGGGCGACATGGTGAACGAAAAGCAGAAGGGACTGGCCTACTCCATCCAGAGCTTCCTGTGCAACGCCGGCAGTCTGGTAGGTTTCCTGTTCCCGTTCATCTTCGCATGGATAGGCATCAGCAACACGGCACCCGAAGGGGTGGTGCCCGACTCCGTGATTTACTCTTTCTACATCGGGGCAGCCATCCTGATATTCTGTGTCATCTACACCACGGTCAAGGTAAAGGAGATGCCGCCCGCCGAGTATGCCGAATATCACGGCATCAGCGAAAAGGAGGAGCATGAGAAGACCAACATGCTGAAACTCCTTGCCAAAGCTCCGAAAACGTTCTGGACAGTGGGGCTGGTTCAGTTCTTCTGCTGGTTCGCGTTCATGTTCATGTGGACTTATACCAACGGAAGCGTGGCGGCCAATGCGTTCGATGCGCCGACCGTAGAACATCTGACGAATGGTGTGAGCAAGATAGTGCTCGACACCAAGAGCCTGCAATATCAAGAGGCCGCCAACTGGGTGGGCGTGCTCTTTGCCGTGCAGGCCATCGGCTCCGTGCTCTGGGCCATCTGCATCCCGCTGTTCAAGGACCGCCGCTTCATCTACTCCCTCAGTCTGGTATTGGGAGGCATCGGCTTCATCTCTACCTATTTCATGCATCACCCCTATCTGCTATTCGTTTCTTTCTTGCTCATCGGCTGCGCATGGGCCGCCATGCTGGCATTGCCGTTCACCATCCTGACCAACGCATTGAGCGGCGGACACATGGGCACTTACCTGGGGCTGTTCAACGGCACCATCTGCATCCCGCAGATTGTAGCGGCCGCCTTGGGTGGAAGCATTCTTGCCCTGTTCACCCCCGAAGGGGCGCTGCCTCCCGAAATCAACATGCTCGTGATGGCAGGCGTGATGCTGATGATAGGAGCCGGCTGTGTGTACCTGATTAAAGAAACAAATACAGAAAAAGCCGGCTGA
- a CDS encoding riboflavin synthase: MFSGIVEECAVLVAVVKERENVHFTFKCSFVNELKIDQSVSHNGVCLTVVSLTDDTYTVTAMKETLERSNLGLLEVGDEVNVERSMMMNGRLDGHIVQGHVDQTATCIDIKDAEGSYYFTFKYAFDKEMAKRGYITVDKGSVTVNGVSLTVCNPTEDTFQVAIIPYTFENTNFHAFRIGSVVNIEFDIIGKYISRINKLI, translated from the coding sequence ATGTTTTCCGGAATTGTAGAAGAATGTGCCGTGTTGGTGGCCGTGGTTAAAGAACGGGAGAATGTGCATTTCACGTTTAAGTGTTCGTTTGTAAACGAACTGAAAATAGATCAGAGTGTTTCTCATAACGGTGTTTGCCTTACTGTGGTCAGTTTGACAGATGATACATATACCGTGACGGCGATGAAAGAAACGCTGGAGCGTTCCAATCTTGGTCTGCTGGAGGTAGGCGACGAAGTGAATGTGGAGCGTAGCATGATGATGAACGGGCGTTTGGACGGACATATCGTTCAGGGACATGTCGATCAGACTGCTACATGCATCGATATAAAGGATGCGGAGGGAAGTTATTATTTCACCTTCAAGTATGCTTTTGACAAAGAGATGGCAAAACGGGGATACATCACGGTGGATAAAGGCTCGGTAACGGTCAACGGAGTCAGCCTGACCGTATGCAACCCCACCGAAGATACTTTCCAAGTGGCCATTATTCCTTATACTTTTGAAAACACCAATTTCCATGCTTTCCGGATTGGCAGTGTGGTGAATATTGAGTTTGATATTATCGGTAAGTATATCAGCCGCATTAACAAGCTGATATAG
- a CDS encoding family 65 glycosyl hydrolase domain-containing protein, with protein sequence MKKYLKTDEWNIIEDGFHPDRQRMSESIFSLGNGRFGQRGYFEESYGSDSYRASFVAGITFLDKTRVEWWKNGFPHYYTRIPKAADWSRMGLRLIDEELDVAVWDVDSFIRRLDMKEGISYRDMEVTSPQGNKLRIHVEHIADMARPDLSLIKYSVSSVNYTGRVSLVPILDAGAVDDPDHPNIKIWNILRSGSAGDCAYLWTQTRREDAQVCYAMTYRFFKNGKEAGAIPIRIEKEKQAGFSVGADVKPGDRVTLIKYTAITSSLYNERSELVDASVDQARKAKQIGWDALLDEHKQAWQSIWDETDVSIEGDPEVQQGIRYNIFQLHQTYRGDDPRLNIGPKGFTGEKYGGNTYWNTELCCVPFFLLSTPKEITKNLLIYRYNHLTKAIDNARKLGFKDGAALYPQMTNNGEECHSEWEITFEEIHRNNIIVYAIVQHAILTGSTDYIAQYGLEVMIAVSRFWSQRVSFSQPKQKYVILGVTGPDEYENNVDNNWYTNYSCIQCLRMTLRFLEVIERKYPERYAHICRTTRFNQPEESKRWEEIIEQMYLPEDKERNIFVQNDGYMDKVLESADNIPAEERPINQHWSWDRILRSCYIKQSDVLLGLYLYYFNFDTDTVRRNFEFYEPMTVHESSLSPHIHAILAARIGEVEKAYRLFVHATRLDLDDYNNEACQGLHITSMPGAWLVIVRGFAGMQVQGEMLKFSPVVPQKWNSYSFKINYRGCTLRLHIGKEIRILLKAGEALKVQVYQDVYTLKKDQELQLPLMQ encoded by the coding sequence ATGAAGAAATATCTCAAAACCGATGAATGGAACATCATCGAAGATGGGTTCCACCCCGACCGTCAACGAATGTCCGAAAGTATATTCAGTCTTGGAAACGGGCGTTTCGGTCAACGGGGATATTTTGAAGAGTCTTATGGCAGCGACAGCTACCGGGCTTCGTTCGTGGCAGGCATCACCTTTCTGGATAAAACCCGTGTGGAGTGGTGGAAGAACGGATTCCCCCACTATTACACCCGAATCCCCAAAGCGGCGGACTGGAGCCGTATGGGCCTGCGCCTCATTGACGAAGAATTAGACGTAGCGGTATGGGATGTGGACAGCTTCATCCGCCGCCTCGACATGAAAGAGGGCATCTCCTACCGCGACATGGAGGTCACCTCCCCGCAAGGAAACAAACTCCGCATCCATGTGGAGCACATCGCCGACATGGCCCGTCCCGACCTCAGCCTCATCAAATACAGCGTTTCGTCCGTCAACTACACCGGAAGAGTATCGCTCGTGCCCATACTCGACGCGGGCGCCGTGGACGACCCTGACCACCCGAACATCAAAATATGGAACATCCTGCGTTCCGGCTCTGCCGGCGATTGCGCCTACCTCTGGACACAGACCCGGCGGGAAGACGCGCAGGTGTGCTATGCCATGACCTACCGGTTCTTCAAGAACGGCAAAGAGGCCGGAGCCATCCCCATACGCATAGAGAAAGAGAAACAGGCAGGATTCAGCGTAGGCGCCGACGTAAAACCCGGCGACCGCGTAACGCTCATCAAATACACCGCCATCACCTCCTCGCTCTACAATGAACGGAGCGAACTGGTAGACGCCTCCGTGGACCAAGCGCGCAAAGCCAAGCAGATAGGCTGGGACGCCCTGCTGGACGAGCACAAGCAAGCCTGGCAGAGCATCTGGGACGAAACGGACGTCTCCATCGAAGGCGACCCGGAGGTGCAGCAAGGCATCCGCTACAACATCTTCCAGCTTCACCAGACTTACCGCGGAGACGACCCGCGCCTGAACATCGGCCCCAAAGGCTTCACGGGCGAAAAGTACGGCGGAAACACTTATTGGAACACCGAGTTGTGCTGCGTGCCTTTCTTCCTGCTCTCCACCCCCAAGGAGATTACGAAGAACTTGCTGATTTACCGCTACAACCACCTGACCAAAGCCATAGACAATGCCCGTAAACTGGGCTTCAAGGATGGAGCCGCACTATATCCGCAAATGACCAACAACGGCGAAGAGTGCCACAGCGAATGGGAAATAACTTTCGAGGAGATACACCGCAACAACATCATCGTTTACGCCATTGTCCAGCACGCCATACTGACCGGCTCGACGGACTACATCGCCCAATATGGCCTGGAAGTGATGATTGCCGTCAGCCGCTTCTGGAGCCAACGGGTGTCTTTCTCGCAACCGAAGCAGAAATACGTCATCCTCGGTGTCACCGGACCGGACGAATACGAGAACAACGTGGACAACAACTGGTACACCAACTACTCCTGCATACAATGCCTCAGGATGACCCTCCGTTTTCTGGAAGTCATCGAGCGGAAATATCCCGAGCGGTATGCCCACATCTGCCGCACCACCCGGTTCAATCAGCCCGAAGAGAGCAAGCGTTGGGAGGAAATCATCGAGCAGATGTATCTGCCTGAAGATAAGGAACGGAACATCTTCGTCCAGAACGACGGTTATATGGACAAGGTACTGGAAAGCGCCGACAACATCCCCGCCGAAGAGCGCCCCATCAACCAGCACTGGTCGTGGGACCGCATCCTGCGTTCGTGCTACATCAAGCAAAGCGACGTGTTGCTGGGGCTTTATCTCTATTACTTCAATTTCGATACGGATACCGTCCGCCGCAACTTCGAGTTCTACGAGCCGATGACGGTGCACGAATCATCCCTCTCACCGCACATCCACGCCATCCTCGCCGCCCGCATCGGCGAAGTGGAAAAGGCCTACCGCCTCTTCGTGCATGCCACGCGACTCGACTTGGACGACTATAATAACGAAGCCTGCCAAGGCCTGCATATCACCAGCATGCCGGGCGCATGGCTCGTCATCGTACGGGGCTTTGCAGGCATGCAGGTACAAGGCGAGATGTTGAAATTCTCTCCCGTCGTGCCTCAGAAGTGGAACAGTTATTCTTTCAAAATCAATTACCGGGGATGCACGTTGCGTCTGCACATAGGCAAGGAGATACGCATCTTGCTCAAGGCCGGCGAAGCGCTGAAAGTACAGGTTTATCAGGACGTGTACACACTGAAGAAAGACCAAGAACTGCAACTGCCGCTCATGCAATAA
- a CDS encoding alpha/beta hydrolase, which translates to MKNLILTTLLSMTMMSNAQINDKQTAMQEPAKLLLTQQWDKTFLKSDKVEHKKVTFHNHFGIELAADMYTPKEVAGKLSAIAVSGPFGAVKEQSSGIYAQRLAEMGFLTIAFDPSFTGESGGQPRDMFSLDINTEDFQAAVDYLSNLPNVDANHIGILGICGWGGIALNAAANDPRIKATVASTMYDMPRIGAWGYNDSGTADERYQSKAQIAQLRTEEYATGAQQRAATNVPFDKLTGKEPAFIQQYSAYYTTKRGYNERSVNSKNGWKLQAMTGWMNNTILAHPEDLRNAVLIVHGEKAHSRYMGEDTFKKLKGDNKQLIIVPDATHTDLYDGGDNNYIPFDQIKAFYQNYLK; encoded by the coding sequence ATGAAGAATTTAATTTTAACAACATTATTGAGTATGACAATGATGAGCAATGCGCAGATAAACGACAAGCAGACAGCAATGCAAGAGCCTGCCAAGCTGCTGCTGACACAGCAATGGGACAAAACGTTCCTTAAGAGTGACAAAGTAGAACATAAGAAAGTAACCTTCCATAATCACTTCGGCATCGAGCTCGCTGCCGACATGTACACACCCAAGGAAGTTGCGGGTAAGCTGTCGGCCATTGCCGTAAGTGGACCATTCGGCGCAGTAAAAGAGCAATCGAGCGGTATTTACGCACAGAGACTCGCCGAGATGGGCTTTCTTACAATAGCATTCGACCCGTCGTTTACGGGCGAAAGTGGTGGACAACCGCGCGATATGTTCTCACTCGACATCAATACGGAAGACTTTCAGGCTGCTGTAGACTACTTGAGCAACCTGCCAAACGTCGATGCCAATCACATCGGTATTCTTGGTATCTGCGGTTGGGGAGGCATTGCACTGAATGCAGCAGCTAACGACCCACGCATCAAAGCCACCGTAGCCAGTACCATGTACGACATGCCACGCATAGGCGCATGGGGTTATAACGACAGCGGCACTGCCGACGAACGCTATCAGAGCAAGGCACAGATAGCACAGCTACGCACCGAAGAGTATGCCACAGGCGCACAGCAGCGTGCCGCCACCAACGTTCCATTCGACAAGCTCACGGGAAAGGAACCGGCATTCATTCAGCAATATTCCGCCTACTACACCACTAAACGCGGCTATAACGAGCGTTCCGTGAACTCAAAGAATGGCTGGAAGCTGCAAGCCATGACAGGGTGGATGAACAATACTATCCTCGCACATCCTGAAGATCTGCGTAATGCCGTACTCATCGTTCATGGCGAAAAGGCTCACTCTCGTTATATGGGCGAGGATACATTCAAGAAACTCAAGGGCGACAATAAACAGCTGATAATAGTTCCTGATGCAACGCATACCGATTTGTACGATGGCGGTGATAATAATTATATCCCATTTGACCAAATCAAGGCGTTCTATCAGAACTATTTGAAGTAA
- a CDS encoding helix-turn-helix domain-containing protein encodes MKEILHINTANDYANDIGAPVYHPHVSVIHYDEMGRIRHTLNRFDVYAIFVQKNFPDQLTYGVGNYAADEDALLAYAPGQIGGKADDGTVEQYNGWVLMFDPEFVYGTEFERNLNNYHYFSYNTNEALKLTADEMAIINHIMSAIRRELKANQPHADRIVQDYILLLADFCNRFYDRQFLKATENKSDILARFQQVLLKYYENGRQYKSGIPSVKYCASELFMSPGYFGDVIRKALGQSPLQYIRGFVVDRSKMLIASGKTIAEVAYSTGFDYPQHFTCVFKKETGMLPSKYLESIKIVK; translated from the coding sequence ATGAAAGAAATTCTGCATATCAACACGGCCAACGATTACGCCAATGACATTGGAGCACCCGTTTATCATCCTCATGTGTCAGTGATTCATTATGACGAGATGGGGAGAATACGCCATACCCTCAACCGATTCGATGTGTATGCCATTTTTGTGCAGAAGAACTTTCCGGACCAACTTACTTATGGTGTTGGCAACTATGCTGCTGACGAGGATGCATTGTTGGCTTATGCTCCCGGACAGATAGGAGGAAAGGCCGACGATGGCACAGTGGAACAGTATAATGGTTGGGTACTGATGTTCGACCCGGAATTTGTCTATGGCACAGAATTTGAACGCAACTTGAACAATTATCACTATTTTTCGTATAATACAAACGAGGCACTAAAACTCACTGCCGACGAGATGGCGATAATAAACCATATCATGTCAGCTATTCGCAGAGAGTTGAAGGCCAATCAGCCGCATGCCGACCGGATTGTGCAAGATTATATTCTGCTGTTAGCCGATTTTTGTAATCGATTCTATGACCGGCAATTCCTGAAAGCGACAGAAAACAAGAGTGACATTCTCGCCCGTTTTCAGCAAGTACTACTGAAGTATTACGAAAATGGGAGACAATATAAAAGTGGGATTCCCAGTGTGAAATACTGTGCAAGTGAACTCTTCATGTCGCCCGGCTATTTTGGAGATGTTATCCGTAAAGCACTGGGTCAAAGTCCCTTGCAATATATCCGCGGATTCGTCGTCGACCGCTCCAAAATGCTCATAGCATCCGGCAAGACAATTGCGGAAGTAGCCTATAGCACAGGCTTCGACTATCCCCAACATTTCACCTGTGTGTTCAAGAAGGAGACGGGCATGCTGCCTTCCAAATATTTGGAATCTATTAAGATTGTCAAATGA
- a CDS encoding glycoside hydrolase family 53 protein, with protein MDYFKTFFSFLFAAYSLTACGNSNDTFVPTPEPKPETPGKITSDFAKGADIGWVTEYESKGYGFYNAKGEKRECTALMRELGLDAIRIRVWVDPSAHGNWCNVDDVVVKAKRAKALGMDVMIDFHYSDWWADPAQQNKPASWVGKNLADLKKAIGDHTADVLRALKEAGVTPKWVQVGNEIRPGMLWDKDKALSGASYDVEERHLKDAPANASSKVVYPVNWANLGAFITTGYDAVKSVFADAIVIVHLDNGWDSGLFNWFFDELKKNGGKWDMIGMSLYPYWTRVEKPAYKADDVITDCIKNINALSAKYNCDVMMVETGMECADERGRLASPSVLAEGKRQLARILKECKENTNGRCKGVFYWEPECKPSQYRLGAFTEDGRPTVIMEAFGE; from the coding sequence ATGGATTACTTTAAAACATTCTTTTCTTTTCTTTTTGCCGCTTATTCGTTGACGGCATGCGGCAACAGTAATGACACTTTTGTTCCCACTCCCGAACCGAAGCCCGAGACTCCCGGGAAGATAACTTCTGATTTTGCCAAAGGGGCAGACATCGGGTGGGTCACCGAATACGAATCCAAAGGATATGGTTTCTATAATGCCAAAGGCGAGAAACGCGAATGCACGGCTCTGATGAGGGAGCTTGGACTTGATGCCATCCGCATCCGCGTGTGGGTAGACCCGAGTGCCCACGGCAATTGGTGCAATGTGGACGATGTGGTGGTGAAAGCTAAAAGGGCCAAAGCTTTGGGCATGGATGTGATGATAGACTTCCACTACAGTGATTGGTGGGCCGACCCTGCCCAGCAGAACAAACCGGCCTCGTGGGTAGGCAAGAATTTGGCGGATTTGAAGAAAGCCATCGGCGACCATACGGCAGACGTGCTTCGGGCGTTGAAGGAGGCAGGCGTCACTCCCAAATGGGTACAGGTGGGCAATGAAATCCGTCCCGGCATGCTGTGGGATAAAGACAAGGCGTTGAGCGGCGCTTCTTATGATGTGGAAGAACGCCACCTGAAGGATGCGCCCGCCAATGCTTCTTCTAAAGTGGTGTATCCCGTGAATTGGGCCAATCTGGGGGCTTTCATTACCACCGGATATGATGCCGTGAAGTCGGTTTTCGCCGATGCCATTGTCATTGTTCATCTGGACAACGGATGGGACAGCGGTCTGTTCAACTGGTTCTTCGACGAGCTGAAAAAGAACGGGGGCAAGTGGGATATGATAGGCATGTCGCTCTATCCTTATTGGACGCGCGTGGAGAAACCTGCCTATAAGGCCGATGATGTTATTACAGACTGCATCAAGAACATCAACGCCTTGAGCGCGAAATATAATTGCGATGTCATGATGGTGGAGACCGGTATGGAGTGTGCCGATGAACGGGGTAGATTGGCAAGTCCTTCTGTCTTGGCCGAGGGTAAAAGGCAGTTGGCCCGTATCTTGAAAGAGTGCAAGGAGAATACCAACGGTCGCTGTAAAGGTGTGTTCTATTGGGAACCGGAGTGCAAGCCGAGCCAATATAGATTGGGCGCTTTCACCGAAGACGGACGCCCTACCGTGATTATGGAGGCTTTCGGCGAATAA
- a CDS encoding LacI family DNA-binding transcriptional regulator, whose product MNKPQITIKDIARALNVSPSTVSRALKDNPDISRETRDLIHAYAREHNYKPNELAVNLRSSRSNTIGVIVPQLVHHFFSCVLSGIEKAATAAGYNIIVAQSSESYEQEVKITHAFLSARVCGVIASLAKGTALYDHYQELLNHDIPIVFYDRICTELKTERVVVDDYAGSFAAVEYMIQTGCKRIFFYAASPHLEITKNRRNGYLDAMKKYKIPVDDSMILPCDTRERAIAITPDLLESPNRPDGFFAINDETASGILYACKLVGLKVPDEVSICGFTDGAIAQSTDPKLTTIEQRGEEVGKSAFGILIEKLEGKTEKNSNRIVRTNLVVRGTTK is encoded by the coding sequence ATGAATAAACCGCAGATTACCATCAAGGACATTGCCCGGGCGTTGAACGTCTCTCCTTCCACCGTGTCGAGGGCACTGAAAGACAATCCGGACATCAGCCGGGAGACTCGTGACCTTATTCATGCCTATGCCCGCGAGCACAACTACAAGCCGAACGAACTCGCCGTAAACCTGCGCTCCAGCCGCAGCAATACGATCGGAGTGATTGTCCCGCAATTGGTACACCACTTTTTCTCCTGCGTGTTGAGCGGAATAGAGAAAGCGGCCACGGCAGCGGGATATAACATCATCGTGGCACAAAGCAGCGAATCGTATGAGCAGGAAGTAAAGATAACGCACGCTTTTCTGTCTGCCCGCGTCTGCGGGGTCATCGCTTCGCTTGCCAAGGGCACCGCCCTTTACGATCATTATCAGGAGTTGCTGAATCATGACATTCCCATCGTCTTCTACGACCGAATCTGCACGGAACTGAAAACCGAGCGGGTGGTGGTGGACGACTATGCCGGCTCGTTTGCCGCGGTGGAATACATGATACAGACCGGATGCAAGCGCATTTTTTTCTATGCCGCTTCTCCCCATTTGGAAATCACCAAGAACCGACGCAACGGCTATCTGGATGCCATGAAGAAATATAAGATTCCGGTGGACGACAGCATGATTCTGCCATGCGACACGCGCGAACGCGCCATCGCCATCACTCCGGATTTACTGGAAAGCCCCAATCGTCCCGACGGATTCTTCGCCATCAACGACGAAACGGCATCGGGCATACTGTATGCATGCAAACTGGTGGGGCTGAAAGTCCCTGATGAAGTTTCCATCTGCGGATTCACCGACGGAGCCATCGCGCAAAGCACCGACCCGAAACTGACCACAATAGAACAGCGTGGCGAAGAGGTGGGAAAAAGCGCTTTCGGCATACTGATAGAGAAGCTGGAAGGGAAAACGGAGAAAAACAGCAACAGAATAGTGCGTACCAATCTGGTGGTGAGAGGAACAACGAAATAA
- a CDS encoding DUF4468 domain-containing protein translates to MKKLTHFLFLLFCFCLSAPLYAQDRDDSRYLAGAVPEVNGKVVFSKEFSIPGMSQDEIYERISQWMDKRLKKNGNNSRIVFTDKAKGQIVGTGEEWIIFSSSALSLDRTKVSYQLTVNCLPEKSMLEIEKIRFSYREGKEKYTAEEWITDKYALNKAKTKLIRGLAKWRRKTVDFADSFTQEITESLSASTAQNLTEGQKEEQKAITGSGPIVITPKKQVIVDTPQTTGVAVTEQTQTTVAVAGYRQVSPQDLSSNAIQTGNGRLVIVIGDDPFNMTMMTANSGGSLGKVNGKSVVFSILSPDQPYEQMEKAENYIIRFYPTGQTEPALILECKKLPSPAAMEGMPRTYVGEIIKAMAK, encoded by the coding sequence ATGAAAAAATTGACACATTTTCTTTTCTTGTTGTTTTGCTTTTGTCTATCTGCTCCGTTGTATGCACAGGACAGAGATGACAGCAGATATTTAGCCGGTGCCGTTCCCGAAGTGAATGGTAAAGTGGTATTTTCAAAAGAGTTCAGCATTCCCGGTATGTCACAAGACGAAATCTATGAACGAATATCCCAATGGATGGACAAACGACTGAAAAAAAACGGGAACAACAGCCGTATCGTTTTTACCGATAAAGCCAAAGGACAGATTGTGGGTACCGGCGAAGAATGGATTATATTCAGTTCGAGCGCTTTGTCTCTTGATCGCACCAAAGTGTCCTATCAGCTGACGGTGAACTGCCTACCGGAAAAGAGCATGCTCGAAATAGAGAAAATCCGATTCAGTTATCGGGAAGGGAAAGAAAAATATACTGCGGAAGAATGGATTACTGACAAATATGCCCTGAACAAAGCCAAAACAAAATTGATACGCGGTCTTGCCAAGTGGCGTAGAAAAACCGTAGACTTTGCAGACAGCTTCACTCAAGAAATAACCGAATCGCTCAGCGCTTCTACAGCACAAAATTTGACTGAGGGGCAAAAAGAAGAACAAAAAGCTATTACCGGCTCAGGCCCGATAGTGATTACTCCTAAAAAGCAAGTGATAGTAGATACTCCTCAAACAACCGGAGTGGCTGTTACAGAGCAGACACAGACAACGGTTGCGGTTGCAGGATACAGACAAGTATCCCCTCAAGATTTATCTTCTAATGCCATTCAAACAGGAAATGGAAGACTGGTTATCGTGATAGGAGATGATCCATTCAATATGACAATGATGACTGCTAACTCCGGCGGCTCATTGGGTAAAGTCAACGGAAAGTCGGTTGTCTTTAGCATTCTGTCGCCCGACCAGCCATACGAACAAATGGAAAAAGCGGAAAATTACATCATTCGCTTCTACCCGACAGGACAAACAGAACCTGCGCTGATACTGGAATGCAAGAAACTTCCCTCACCTGCCGCGATGGAAGGTATGCCACGTACCTATGTGGGAGAAATCATTAAAGCAATGGCTAAATAA